In Nitrobacteraceae bacterium AZCC 1564, the following proteins share a genomic window:
- a CDS encoding nucleoid-associated protein YgaU (product_source=COG1652; cath_funfam=2.60.40.1120,3.10.350.10; cog=COG1652; pfam=PF01476; smart=SM00257; superfamily=49478,54106; transmembrane_helix_parts=Inside_1_8,TMhelix_9_31,Outside_32_306), protein MTSASIVKIGASASVLVAACSAALIFGVPLVQNEEKLERGPVTATTSPSPPALPSRPELPSQPQLGVRSEAPPALAATEAKPAAVAAESAGPSSAVATDQSAPSFDVVRIEGADAVIAGRAAPGGTVDLLRGSERLDQAVADASGQFVMVSPHLPAGSYELTLSARLPDGTVASSKQGVKLTVSDTGASSRTAESRAEYTPGSGSQARSQPQPPLQAAKPQANATLRPAQAHPGSSASEEGVTSPAVAPRKLTTVVSPGDSLWRIGRITYGDGTRYALVYRANRGRIRDPNLIYPGQVLVLPMKRH, encoded by the coding sequence ATGACATCTGCTTCGATAGTCAAAATAGGTGCGTCGGCGTCCGTGCTTGTCGCCGCATGCAGTGCAGCACTTATCTTCGGCGTTCCGCTTGTACAGAACGAGGAGAAGCTTGAACGGGGTCCCGTCACCGCAACGACGAGCCCTTCACCGCCTGCACTTCCTTCACGGCCTGAACTTCCTTCACAGCCTCAACTTGGCGTTCGGAGCGAGGCCCCGCCTGCCCTCGCCGCGACAGAGGCTAAGCCAGCGGCCGTTGCAGCCGAATCCGCCGGACCATCAAGCGCCGTCGCCACGGATCAATCCGCACCCTCCTTTGACGTTGTTCGCATTGAAGGCGCTGACGCTGTCATCGCCGGAAGGGCGGCCCCCGGTGGGACTGTAGACTTATTGCGCGGCAGCGAGCGTCTTGATCAGGCGGTTGCAGATGCATCTGGACAATTCGTTATGGTTTCTCCCCACCTTCCCGCGGGGAGCTACGAGCTGACGTTGAGCGCAAGATTGCCGGACGGGACGGTGGCATCGTCCAAACAGGGCGTGAAGCTCACGGTGAGCGACACGGGAGCCAGCTCTCGCACGGCGGAATCGCGCGCTGAGTATACTCCCGGGAGCGGGTCTCAGGCACGCTCGCAGCCCCAGCCGCCTTTGCAGGCCGCGAAGCCGCAGGCAAATGCCACCTTGCGGCCCGCGCAGGCGCATCCTGGCAGCTCAGCGTCGGAGGAAGGCGTCACCTCGCCGGCAGTTGCACCCAGGAAGTTGACCACGGTCGTATCCCCGGGTGACAGCCTGTGGCGGATCGGCCGCATCACTTATGGCGACGGCACACGATACGCGCTCGTGTACCGGGCAAACCGAGGCCGGATACGGGATCCGAATCTTATTTATCCCGGCCAGGTCCTTGTCCTTCCAATGAAACGGCACTGA
- a CDS encoding hypothetical protein (product_source=Hypo-rule applied; cath_funfam=3.10.450.160; cleavage_site_network=SignalP-noTM), with product MKTPITFAALVIALGGAGMLPAQTHAQGAVELSNGTKVPQNPSLPKLDFTNMQREQIRKAVLTEHNEVQFRLAATKPAKDFAPEVGAKLPKGVKAQSLPTPVLSQMPELRDYMYVKMKDQVLIVNGMTNKIVDMFPETQPVQ from the coding sequence ATGAAAACTCCCATCACCTTCGCCGCGCTTGTGATCGCCCTCGGCGGTGCCGGGATGTTGCCGGCGCAAACGCATGCGCAGGGCGCGGTTGAACTGAGCAACGGCACAAAGGTGCCGCAGAACCCATCGCTGCCGAAACTCGATTTCACGAACATGCAGCGCGAGCAAATTCGCAAGGCCGTGCTGACTGAGCACAACGAGGTCCAATTCCGGCTAGCGGCCACTAAGCCTGCAAAGGATTTTGCGCCTGAAGTTGGCGCGAAACTTCCAAAAGGCGTCAAGGCTCAGTCGCTGCCAACACCGGTCCTATCGCAGATGCCGGAACTGCGTGACTACATGTACGTGAAGATGAAAGACCAGGTGCTGATCGTGAACGGCATGACCAACAAGATTGTTGACATGTTTCCGGAGACGCAGCCGGTTCAATAA
- a CDS encoding class 3 adenylate cyclase/predicted nucleic acid-binding Zn ribbon protein (product_source=COG2114/COG4068; cath_funfam=2.20.20.30,3.30.70.1230; cog=COG2114,COG4068; pfam=PF00211,PF12773,PF13191; smart=SM00044; superfamily=48498,52540,55073,57783) yields MQCPSCRADIPEESKFCDECGAALPGRCPSCGAAIRSGAKFCPACGKRLTASSSDPTAATSPIVLARASAERRHLTVMFCDLVNSTVLSARLDPEDMRDVIRLYHDVCAGVVKRFEGFVAKYMGDGVLVYFGYPHAHEDDAERAVRAGLALVETIGTTALPLPGEMKLQVRVGIATGLVVVGDLIGSGAAQEQAVVGETPNLAARLQGLAAPDTVVIAADTRRLTGGLFEYRDLGPATLKGFADPVRAWQVVGPSSIESRFEALHAASTSTPLIGRDEELDLLMRRWRQVKEGEGRVVQLSGEPGIGKSRVTEAMEERLSDEPHIRLRFFCSPYHGETALHPIVSQLEHAAGFKRDDNAERRLGKLEAILAPSTKDREQAIALLADLLSIGGDRYPPPNLSPQRRKEETLEALFAQAAGLAADRPVLMVFEDVHWIDPVSLELLEMTVERIPSLQMLLVISFRPEFQSPWTRDAHVTTLELNRLGRRHGAELVKCLTGNKQLPSAILDQITAHADGVPLFVEELTKAVLESGLISDAGDRYVLTGPVPPLAIPTTLNASLMARLDRLAPIREVAQIGAAIGREFSYELLAALVSLPEGALQEAVERLVHSELVFCRGRPPSATYTFKHALIRDAAYATLLRSRRQELHARIAKVVEDRFPETVDLHPEILAHHWSQAGLVEKAAVYAGRTWLRADGYQRRKQHLGAWEIGVSSYKLGNRYRCEVDNVSPGTRLARGEGSTRAEAEAQALNQARKLLAGTRVRS; encoded by the coding sequence ATGCAATGTCCAAGCTGCCGGGCCGACATTCCGGAGGAGAGCAAGTTTTGCGATGAGTGCGGCGCCGCTCTTCCGGGCCGGTGCCCGTCTTGTGGTGCGGCTATTCGCTCAGGTGCAAAATTCTGTCCCGCGTGCGGTAAGAGGCTGACGGCGAGCAGCAGCGACCCGACCGCCGCCACGTCGCCCATCGTGTTGGCCAGAGCATCCGCCGAGCGCCGGCATCTCACCGTGATGTTCTGTGATCTCGTCAACTCAACCGTGCTCTCGGCGCGGCTCGACCCCGAAGACATGCGTGACGTGATACGTCTCTACCACGATGTCTGCGCCGGCGTTGTCAAAAGGTTCGAGGGCTTCGTCGCCAAATACATGGGCGACGGTGTGCTCGTATATTTTGGTTACCCGCACGCCCATGAGGACGACGCCGAGCGCGCAGTCCGTGCCGGCCTGGCTCTTGTTGAAACCATAGGCACAACCGCGCTTCCGCTGCCGGGCGAGATGAAGCTGCAAGTGCGCGTCGGCATCGCCACCGGCCTGGTGGTGGTCGGCGATCTCATCGGAAGCGGCGCTGCTCAGGAGCAAGCGGTGGTCGGCGAAACACCGAACCTGGCTGCGCGGCTGCAGGGGTTGGCGGCCCCGGACACCGTCGTGATTGCTGCCGACACAAGGCGCCTGACCGGCGGGCTGTTCGAATATCGCGACCTCGGCCCCGCGACGCTCAAAGGCTTCGCCGATCCAGTGCGGGCATGGCAGGTGGTCGGGCCGAGCTCTATCGAGAGCCGCTTCGAGGCACTTCACGCCGCCAGCACCAGCACGCCGCTGATCGGCCGCGACGAAGAACTCGACCTCTTGATGCGCCGTTGGCGGCAGGTCAAGGAAGGCGAGGGCCGGGTCGTGCAGCTGTCTGGTGAGCCGGGTATCGGGAAGTCGCGCGTGACCGAGGCTATGGAAGAACGCTTGAGCGACGAACCGCACATTCGGTTGCGCTTCTTCTGTTCGCCTTATCACGGGGAGACCGCGCTTCATCCGATCGTCAGCCAGTTGGAGCACGCCGCCGGATTTAAGCGCGACGACAACGCCGAACGGCGGCTTGGCAAACTCGAGGCGATCCTCGCACCATCGACAAAGGACAGGGAGCAAGCCATCGCCCTGTTGGCGGACCTGCTATCCATCGGTGGCGACCGCTATCCGCCGCCAAACCTCAGTCCGCAACGGCGCAAAGAGGAAACCCTTGAGGCACTCTTCGCTCAGGCCGCCGGGCTGGCTGCAGATCGACCAGTATTGATGGTCTTCGAGGATGTACATTGGATCGATCCAGTTTCGCTCGAACTGCTCGAAATGACGGTGGAGCGGATTCCGTCCTTGCAGATGCTGCTGGTCATCAGCTTTCGGCCAGAGTTCCAGTCTCCGTGGACTCGCGACGCGCACGTGACGACATTGGAGCTCAACCGTCTGGGCCGCCGACACGGCGCCGAATTGGTGAAGTGCCTCACCGGTAACAAGCAGCTGCCCTCGGCCATCCTTGATCAAATCACCGCCCACGCCGACGGCGTGCCGCTGTTCGTCGAGGAACTGACCAAGGCGGTGTTGGAAAGTGGTCTGATCAGCGATGCGGGCGACCGGTACGTATTGACGGGTCCGGTGCCGCCGCTCGCGATCCCAACGACACTGAATGCCTCGTTGATGGCGCGGCTCGATCGGTTGGCGCCGATCCGAGAGGTGGCGCAAATCGGCGCCGCGATCGGCCGCGAGTTTTCATACGAGTTGCTGGCTGCTCTGGTCTCCCTACCGGAAGGCGCCTTGCAAGAGGCCGTGGAGCGCCTTGTCCATTCCGAGCTGGTCTTCTGCCGCGGCAGGCCGCCGAGCGCGACCTACACCTTCAAGCACGCCCTGATCCGGGATGCGGCGTATGCGACCTTGCTGCGCAGCAGACGACAGGAGCTGCACGCGCGGATTGCGAAAGTGGTGGAAGATCGGTTTCCGGAAACGGTGGATCTGCATCCTGAGATCCTCGCCCACCATTGGTCGCAGGCGGGCCTGGTTGAGAAAGCGGCCGTTTATGCAGGAAGGACTTGGCTGCGCGCCGACGGCTATCAGCGACGCAAGCAGCACCTTGGTGCTTGGGAGATCGGGGTGAGTTCGTACAAGCTGGGCAACCGATATCGCTGCGAGGTGGACAACGTCAGCCCCGGAACACGCCTCGCACGCGGTGAGGGCTCCACCCGGGCGGAGGCGGAAGCGCAGGCCCTTAACCAGGCGCGCAAGCTGTTGGCGGGAACGCGGGTGCGCTCCTAA
- a CDS encoding arsenate reductase (product_source=KO:K03741; cath_funfam=3.40.50.2300; cog=COG0394; ko=KO:K03741; pfam=PF01451; smart=SM00226; superfamily=52788), whose protein sequence is MSDRIYNVLFLCTGNSARSILAESILRKDGQGRFRAFSAGSDPKGQVNPFALKVLESLGYPADGMRSKSWLEFARPDAPVMDFVFTVCDSAAGETCPVWPGQPMTAHWGIEDPAAVEGTDLEKHTAFITAFRYLKNRLGSFMSLPLGSIDKLSLGTKLRDIGNSEGATSRRPDVA, encoded by the coding sequence ATGTCTGATAGAATCTACAATGTGCTTTTTCTCTGCACGGGCAATTCGGCACGTTCGATCCTCGCGGAGTCCATTCTGCGTAAAGATGGACAAGGCCGCTTCCGCGCCTTCTCTGCAGGCAGCGACCCCAAGGGCCAGGTCAATCCATTCGCGCTCAAGGTGCTTGAGAGCCTCGGCTATCCTGCTGACGGTATGCGCTCGAAAAGTTGGCTGGAATTCGCCAGGCCCGACGCCCCGGTCATGGATTTCGTTTTCACCGTTTGCGACAGCGCGGCAGGCGAAACCTGTCCAGTCTGGCCAGGCCAGCCGATGACTGCGCACTGGGGAATAGAGGATCCGGCCGCTGTCGAAGGCACCGACCTTGAAAAGCATACCGCGTTCATCACCGCATTTCGCTATCTGAAGAACCGTTTAGGCAGCTTCATGAGCCTGCCGCTCGGCAGCATCGATAAATTATCGCTCGGCACCAAGCTGCGCGACATCGGCAACAGTGAAGGCGCAACTTCTCGCCGTCCGGATGTGGCCTGA
- a CDS encoding ArsR family transcriptional regulator (product_source=KO:K03892; cath_funfam=1.10.10.10; cog=COG0640; ko=KO:K03892; pfam=PF12840; smart=SM00418; superfamily=46785) produces MDTVQAIAALAALAQTTRMDAFRKLVEYEPDGIAAGELARLCEVPQNTMSSHLAILTRANLVTAERQSRSIIYRANLDAFREVALFLLQDCCGGHTEICAPLIESLTPCCPPQKKNKAKSHV; encoded by the coding sequence ATGGATACAGTACAGGCTATCGCGGCTTTGGCCGCACTCGCTCAAACCACCCGAATGGATGCCTTCCGCAAGCTCGTCGAATACGAGCCCGATGGCATCGCGGCGGGCGAACTAGCGCGGTTATGCGAAGTGCCGCAGAACACGATGTCTTCGCACTTGGCGATCCTAACCCGCGCCAACCTCGTTACGGCGGAGCGTCAAAGCCGCTCGATCATCTACCGCGCCAATCTCGATGCCTTCCGGGAAGTCGCGCTGTTCCTGCTGCAGGACTGCTGCGGCGGACACACGGAAATCTGCGCGCCGCTGATTGAAAGCCTCACTCCTTGCTGCCCTCCCCAAAAGAAAAACAAGGCCAAGTCCCATGTCTGA
- a CDS encoding hypothetical protein (product_source=Hypo-rule applied; cath_funfam=3.40.50.720,3.50.50.60; superfamily=51905) — protein MSQTKTVAIIGAGPVGLAAAAHVLEQGLVPVVLERGPDAAYAVRQWAHVQLFSPWEYNVDKAAAQLLADIGWNTPEPTEYPTGGELVERYLAPLATQTVLKDYIKLSSRVISVSRVGFDKLKSKGREAAPFALRYENGAGPKTLQADAIIDVSGTWFTPNPGGASGVAAIGEKESSARIRYGMPDVLGKDRARYEGKVVAVLGAGHSAVGTLLDLAKLKEISPATEPVWLLRGNNPAKAFGGGANDKLVARGELGSSFAALVTKGDIRVETEFQLTHISETGSRLRIGAGSSCCGRHIMADEVIVATGFRPDFDFLRELRLELDPATEAPPKLAPLIDPNEHSCGTVRPHGAAELMQPEPGLYFAGMKSYGRAPTFLMITGYEQVRSIAAHIAGDMEAAARVELELPETGVCTRGVGPAASSCCGGPVLERPDACCLADVIAKDDGKSGCGCG, from the coding sequence ATGAGCCAAACAAAGACGGTTGCGATCATCGGGGCAGGGCCTGTGGGTCTTGCTGCCGCCGCGCATGTGCTTGAGCAGGGGCTGGTGCCGGTGGTGCTTGAACGGGGGCCGGATGCGGCCTATGCCGTTAGACAGTGGGCGCACGTTCAGCTTTTCTCCCCGTGGGAATACAACGTCGATAAGGCTGCCGCGCAGCTCCTCGCCGATATTGGCTGGAACACGCCGGAGCCAACAGAGTATCCAACGGGCGGCGAATTGGTTGAGCGCTACCTTGCGCCGTTGGCAACGCAAACGGTGTTGAAGGACTACATCAAACTATCAAGCCGCGTGATTTCAGTGAGCCGTGTTGGCTTCGACAAATTGAAATCAAAGGGGCGCGAGGCTGCACCATTTGCGCTGCGCTATGAGAATGGCGCAGGTCCGAAAACTTTACAGGCCGATGCCATCATCGATGTGTCGGGCACGTGGTTCACGCCCAATCCCGGCGGTGCGAGCGGCGTTGCGGCGATCGGCGAAAAGGAATCCTCGGCGCGCATTCGCTACGGCATGCCGGACGTGCTCGGCAAAGATCGCGCGCGCTACGAAGGAAAGGTTGTCGCCGTGCTCGGCGCGGGACACTCGGCGGTCGGCACGCTGCTTGATCTTGCCAAGCTAAAGGAGATTTCGCCAGCGACCGAACCGGTCTGGCTGCTTCGCGGCAACAATCCAGCGAAAGCCTTTGGCGGTGGCGCGAATGATAAGCTCGTGGCGCGTGGCGAGCTTGGAAGTTCCTTTGCGGCCTTGGTGACCAAAGGAGATATCCGCGTTGAGACTGAGTTCCAGCTTACGCATATCAGCGAAACGGGATCACGGCTGCGGATTGGCGCTGGATCATCGTGCTGCGGACGGCACATCATGGCGGATGAAGTGATCGTCGCTACCGGCTTCCGTCCTGATTTTGATTTCCTACGCGAGTTGCGGCTCGAACTCGATCCCGCGACGGAGGCGCCGCCAAAGCTTGCTCCGCTGATTGATCCCAACGAGCATAGTTGCGGCACCGTACGCCCGCATGGTGCAGCAGAACTCATGCAGCCCGAGCCCGGTTTATATTTCGCGGGAATGAAGTCTTACGGACGCGCGCCGACATTCTTGATGATTACAGGTTATGAACAGGTTCGCTCCATCGCGGCCCATATCGCAGGCGACATGGAGGCGGCGGCACGCGTTGAGCTTGAATTGCCGGAGACCGGTGTCTGCACGCGCGGCGTTGGACCCGCTGCATCATCGTGTTGCGGCGGGCCTGTACTTGAACGCCCAGATGCTTGCTGTCTGGCCGATGTCATCGCCAAAGACGACGGCAAGTCCGGCTGTGGTTGTGGCTAA
- a CDS encoding acetyltransferase-like isoleucine patch superfamily enzyme (product_source=COG0110; cath_funfam=2.160.10.10; cog=COG0110; pfam=PF14602; superfamily=51161), with product MANDDRTKIIPKIIPRRTPESAAMSANVKRAITITATLNRLTFNDADEVRAVFSDLIGKKVDDSFILIPPFYTACGVDIRVGRNVFVNQNCTFYDLGGLDIADDVMIGPNVNIITTGHPVEASRRRDAVIAKPIVIEKNVWVAAGVTIIGGVTVGENSVVAAGAVVTKDVPANTLVGGNPARVIRSIAD from the coding sequence ATGGCAAATGACGATCGCACCAAAATCATTCCTAAGATCATTCCAAGGCGAACGCCGGAATCGGCGGCCATGTCGGCAAACGTCAAACGGGCGATAACGATCACCGCAACCCTCAACCGTTTGACGTTCAACGATGCTGATGAAGTCCGGGCCGTGTTCAGCGATCTCATCGGCAAGAAGGTGGACGACAGCTTTATATTGATCCCACCATTCTACACGGCCTGCGGGGTCGATATCCGCGTCGGACGTAATGTCTTCGTCAATCAGAACTGCACGTTCTACGACCTCGGTGGGCTCGACATTGCCGACGATGTGATGATCGGGCCGAACGTGAACATCATCACGACTGGCCATCCCGTTGAAGCATCACGGCGGCGCGACGCCGTGATCGCAAAGCCGATCGTGATCGAGAAGAATGTGTGGGTCGCGGCTGGCGTCACGATCATCGGCGGCGTGACGGTGGGCGAAAACTCTGTTGTTGCGGCCGGCGCCGTCGTCACCAAGGACGTTCCCGCGAATACCCTTGTTGGAGGAAATCCGGCGAGGGTCATTCGTTCGATCGCAGACTAA
- a CDS encoding DNA-binding transcriptional ArsR family regulator (product_source=COG0640; cath_funfam=1.10.10.10; cog=COG0640; pfam=PF12840; smart=SM00418; superfamily=46785), which yields MKLDDAAARLEALGNPTRLKIYRALVRAGHAGMPVGHLQDKLKIAASTLSHHIKALVTANLVTQQREATTLRCVANYDTMQGLVDFLVAECCADEVGCKDTKSAA from the coding sequence ATGAAGCTGGATGACGCGGCTGCTCGCCTCGAAGCGCTCGGCAATCCGACGCGCCTTAAAATCTACCGGGCGCTGGTCCGCGCCGGACATGCGGGGATGCCGGTCGGACACTTGCAGGACAAGCTCAAGATCGCAGCCTCCACACTTTCGCATCACATCAAGGCGCTGGTCACTGCGAACCTTGTGACACAGCAGCGCGAGGCAACCACACTGCGCTGCGTTGCGAACTACGACACCATGCAAGGGCTCGTGGATTTCCTCGTCGCTGAGTGTTGCGCCGACGAAGTTGGATGCAAGGACACAAAGAGTGCGGCATGA
- a CDS encoding ACR3 family arsenite transporter (product_source=KO:K03325; cog=COG0798; ko=KO:K03325; pfam=PF01758; tigrfam=TIGR00832; transmembrane_helix_parts=Inside_1_6,TMhelix_7_29,Outside_30_43,TMhelix_44_66,Inside_67_78,TMhelix_79_101,Outside_102_110,TMhelix_111_133,Inside_134_153,TMhelix_154_176,Outside_177_179,TMhelix_180_197,Inside_198_209,TMhelix_210_232,Outside_233_241,TMhelix_242_264,Inside_265_268,TMhelix_269_288,Outside_289_292,TMhelix_293_315,Inside_316_348), translated as MNIFERYLSLWVALCIVAGVALGHVMPGLFGVIAGAEIAKVNMPVAILIWLMIIPMLLKIDFGALGQVREHWRGIGVTLFINWAVKPFSMALLGTFFIGHVFAPMLPAAQIPSYIAGLILLAAAPCTAMVFVWSNLCNGEPHYTLSQVALNDVLMIFLFAPLVGLLLGVASISVPWDTLLLSVALYIVVPVVIAQLWRRMLLANGSFDRTMHALQPVSLVALLATLILLFGFQGDQILAQPIVIAILAVPILIQVYLNAGLAYWLSRRFGVAWCVAAPAALIGASNFFELAVAAAISLFGLNSGAALATVVGVLVEVPVMLSVVKIVKATRGWYESAPPAQQKVDARV; from the coding sequence ATGAATATCTTCGAACGCTATCTCTCGCTGTGGGTGGCCCTTTGCATCGTTGCAGGGGTTGCGCTCGGCCACGTCATGCCCGGACTGTTCGGCGTTATCGCCGGGGCCGAAATCGCCAAGGTCAACATGCCGGTGGCGATCCTGATCTGGTTGATGATTATTCCCATGCTGCTGAAGATCGACTTCGGCGCGCTCGGCCAGGTTCGCGAGCACTGGCGCGGCATCGGCGTCACGTTGTTCATCAACTGGGCGGTGAAACCGTTCTCCATGGCGTTGCTGGGCACATTTTTCATCGGCCATGTGTTTGCACCGATGCTGCCTGCCGCACAAATTCCTTCCTACATCGCAGGGCTGATTTTGTTGGCGGCCGCACCGTGCACGGCGATGGTCTTCGTGTGGTCTAACCTCTGCAATGGCGAGCCGCACTACACCCTGAGCCAAGTGGCGCTGAACGACGTGCTGATGATCTTCCTGTTCGCTCCGCTCGTTGGCCTCTTGCTTGGTGTCGCGTCCATTTCCGTCCCGTGGGATACATTACTGCTTTCGGTTGCACTTTATATTGTCGTGCCTGTTGTCATCGCTCAACTGTGGCGGCGGATGCTGCTGGCGAATGGCTCTTTCGACAGAACGATGCATGCATTGCAGCCGGTGTCACTGGTGGCATTGCTCGCCACGCTGATCCTGTTGTTCGGGTTCCAGGGCGACCAGATCCTCGCGCAGCCCATCGTGATCGCAATCCTGGCAGTGCCAATTCTGATCCAGGTCTATCTCAATGCGGGCCTTGCCTACTGGCTCAGCCGGCGGTTCGGCGTCGCTTGGTGTGTGGCGGCTCCTGCGGCCCTCATTGGCGCCAGCAATTTCTTTGAGTTGGCGGTCGCAGCCGCGATCAGCCTGTTCGGCCTCAACTCAGGTGCGGCTCTTGCCACCGTCGTGGGCGTTCTGGTGGAAGTGCCGGTCATGCTCTCAGTGGTCAAGATCGTAAAGGCGACGCGCGGTTGGTACGAATCTGCCCCGCCCGCTCAGCAGAAAGTGGATGCGCGAGTATGA
- a CDS encoding arsenate reductase (product_source=KO:K00537; cath_funfam=3.40.30.10; cog=COG1393; ko=KO:K00537; pfam=PF03960; superfamily=52833; tigrfam=TIGR00014) → MTVTIYHNPDCGTSRNTLAMIRQSGVEPTIIEYLKTPPSRERLKELIAAMGMSVRAVLREKGTPYAELNLGDASLSDDQLLDAMLAHPILINRPIVVTPKGVKLCRPSEAVLDILPNPNIGEFVKEDGEVINTSARAGH, encoded by the coding sequence ATGACCGTCACCATCTATCACAATCCCGACTGCGGCACGTCGCGCAACACACTGGCGATGATCCGCCAGAGCGGCGTCGAGCCGACTATCATTGAATATCTCAAGACGCCTCCATCACGTGAACGGTTGAAGGAGTTGATCGCGGCCATGGGCATGTCCGTTCGCGCGGTGCTGCGCGAAAAAGGCACGCCCTATGCGGAGTTGAATCTGGGTGATGCATCCCTCTCGGATGATCAGCTACTCGACGCGATGCTCGCTCATCCGATCCTGATCAACCGGCCCATCGTCGTGACGCCGAAGGGGGTCAAACTCTGCCGCCCGTCAGAAGCTGTGCTCGACATCCTTCCAAATCCGAACATCGGTGAATTCGTGAAAGAGGATGGCGAGGTCATCAACACATCGGCGCGCGCTGGTCACTAA
- a CDS encoding polyhydroxyalkanoate synthase (product_source=KO:K03821; cath_funfam=3.40.50.1820; cog=COG3243; ko=KO:K03821; superfamily=53474): MELLRQAQFATLDLMRRAQGHALGAIGFDPAELPHRTLASGAHWRLRDYGGPGPETSLLIIAGPIKRPYIWDLGPNVSAIRYCLSCGVRVYLIEWIAPAPSGGRVGLDECVRAMSDCVARIATEPKATKPFLIGHSLGGTLAAVFSACEPQAVRGLLLLGAPLCFQPATNRFRDALVSMIPPDLSETDIIPGSLLSHASAFASPDTFVWSRLMDAVMSIGDLRALDVHARVERWALDEAPLPGRLVHQIAEWLYRENRFCRGTLSVLGRTIGPSCLDVPMFVVVNTADEVAPLASIEPLLGALPTKDVTLIKYPGEIGVVLQHLGILVGREAYARIWPNIIAWLAAHP; encoded by the coding sequence ATGGAGTTGTTACGACAGGCCCAATTTGCAACCCTTGATCTCATGCGCCGCGCGCAGGGCCATGCACTGGGCGCTATCGGATTCGATCCTGCCGAACTGCCCCATCGGACACTTGCCAGTGGAGCTCATTGGCGGCTTCGCGATTATGGCGGCCCCGGCCCAGAGACATCGCTGCTCATTATCGCCGGTCCAATCAAGCGACCCTATATCTGGGATCTCGGGCCAAACGTCAGCGCCATCCGGTACTGTTTGAGCTGCGGCGTACGCGTCTACCTCATCGAATGGATTGCACCGGCACCATCAGGAGGACGTGTCGGGCTCGACGAGTGCGTGAGAGCCATGTCCGATTGTGTAGCGAGGATCGCAACCGAGCCGAAAGCGACAAAGCCCTTCCTGATCGGCCATTCCCTTGGCGGAACGTTAGCGGCAGTCTTTAGCGCATGCGAACCGCAGGCTGTGCGCGGTCTGTTGCTTCTCGGCGCGCCGCTTTGCTTTCAACCAGCGACGAACAGATTTCGCGATGCGCTCGTTTCGATGATTCCGCCTGACCTTAGTGAAACGGACATCATCCCGGGCTCGCTGTTGTCCCACGCAAGCGCTTTCGCTTCGCCTGATACATTCGTATGGTCGCGGCTGATGGATGCTGTCATGAGCATTGGCGACTTGCGGGCGCTTGATGTCCATGCGCGGGTTGAGCGCTGGGCTCTTGACGAAGCCCCGCTCCCGGGGAGGCTGGTCCATCAGATTGCCGAATGGCTGTATCGGGAAAACCGTTTCTGCCGAGGCACGCTCAGCGTGTTGGGTCGCACGATTGGCCCGTCATGTCTCGACGTTCCGATGTTCGTGGTCGTCAACACGGCAGACGAGGTTGCACCGCTCGCCTCGATCGAACCGCTCCTTGGAGCGTTGCCTACCAAGGATGTCACCCTCATCAAATATCCTGGCGAGATCGGCGTTGTATTGCAGCACCTCGGAATTCTCGTAGGACGGGAGGCTTACGCGCGTATCTGGCCGAACATCATCGCTTGGCTGGCTGCGCATCCCTGA